One part of the Raphanus sativus cultivar WK10039 chromosome 7, ASM80110v3, whole genome shotgun sequence genome encodes these proteins:
- the LOC108816361 gene encoding protein NRT1/ PTR FAMILY 5.8 → MAGGEKRRGLSKSCALLIVIAGIERYAFKGVASNLVTYLTDVVKMSNSRAATTVNTWSGFTFMLPLFSAPLVDTYWDRFFTILASSSLYFVGLVGLTLTAYAGSRSTTKTISLYFLYTSLSLVALGLGVLNPSLQAFGADQLDHDLDHDHNHEQSSEKTEVKSDRKSRFFQWWYFGVCAGSLLGVTVMAYIQDTFGWVLGFAIPTGSMLLLIFLFLCGCGVYVYADPGSDPKSKPFQTILDTIKGAVTRRSKITLENNHDLNALELQLQGKPLCNCSNTEATSTATTKSLADNESSKTGSSGLQTVKLLLRLLPIWTMLLMFAVIFQQPATFFTKQGMAMKRNIGPNFKIPPATLQSTITLSIILLMPLYDKVLIPMAKKISKNEKGITVMTRMGIGMFLSIIAIVIAALVERKRLKISKEIKTSPNTTEPLSIFWLLPQYILLGISDIFTVVGMQEFFYSEVPVRMRTMGFALYTSVFGVGSFVSAALISVIESYTKSRGGNWFADDMSEARLDKYYWLLALTSAISFLMYIVICKYFKSTSSDHQNDDKCDETC, encoded by the exons ATGGCTGGAGGAGAGAAAAGAAGAGGACTTAGTAAATCTTGTGCCCTTCTCATAGTGATTGCTGGGATCGAAAGATATGCATTCAAAGGAGTTGCATCAAACTTGGTGACGTATTTAACTGATGTGGTAAAGATGAGCAATTCAAGAGCAGCCACGACTGTTAATACTTGGAGTGGCTTCACTTTCATGTTGCCTCTCTTCTCTGCTCCTTTAGTCGATACTTACTGGGACAGATTCTTCACCAttctagcttcttcttctctctactTTGTG GGACTAGTGGGATTGACATTGACGGCATATGCTGGGTCACGTTCCACTACTAAAACCATATCTCTTTACTTCCTCTACACTTCACTTAGCCTCGTCGCTCTCGGCCTAGGCGTCTTAAACCCATCTCTACAAGCATTTGGTGCTGACCAGCTTGACCACGACCTTGACCATGACCATAACCACGAACAATCCTCAGAGAAAACAGAAGTCAAATCGGACCGTAAGAGTCGGTTTTTCCAGTGGTGGTATTTTGGTGTCTGCGCCGGTAGTCTTCTAGGAGTCACCGTCATGGCTTATATCCAAGACACATTTGGTTGGGTTCTCGGTTTTGCAATCCCAACCGGTTCCATGTTATTATTAATCTTCTTGTTCCTATGTGGCTGCGGAGTTTACGTCTATGCTGATCCAGGTTCAGACCCAAAATCTAAACCGTTTCAAACGATCTTAGATACTATCAAAGGAGCAGTGACGAGAAGAAGTAAGATCACTCTTGAGAACAACCATGATTTGAATGCCTTGGAGCTACA GCTGCAAGGGAAGCCTCTATGTAACTGTAGCAACACTGAAGCTACTAGTACTGCTACTACAAAGAGCTTGGCTGATAATGAAAGCAGCAAGACCGGTTCCTCTGGCCTCCAAACCGTCAAGCTATTGCTTCGGCTATTACCCATATGGACGATGCTTCTAATGTTCGCAGTCATATTCCAACAACCGGCGACATTCTTCACAAAGCAAGGTATGGCTATGAAGAGAAACATCGGACCAAACTTCAAAATCCCACCCGCAACGTTACAAAGCACTATCACCTTGTCTATAATACTTCTCATGCCCTTGTACGACAAAGTCTTGATCCCGATGGCCaagaaaatatccaaaaacGAAAAGGGAATTACCGTCATGACAAGAATGGGAATTGGTATGTTCTTATCCATCATTGCCATTGTTATTGCTGCCTTAGTCGAAAGAAAAAGACTAAAGATAAGCAAAGAGataaagacttcaccaaataCTACAGAACCACTGAGCATATTCTGGCTCTTACCTCAATACATTCTACTAGGAATCTCGGACATTTTCACGGTTGTAGGGATGCAAGAGTTCTTCTACAGTGAGGTTCCGGTTAGAATGAGAACGATGGGGTTTGCGTTGTACACGAGTGTTTTCGGTGTGGGGAGTTTCGTGAGTGCAGCGTTGATTTCGGTGATAGAGAGTTACACGAAGTCAAGAGGCGGTAACTGGTTTGCGGATGATATGTCGGAAGCTAGACTTGATAAGTACTATTGGCTTTTGGCTCTCACAAGTGCTATTAGCTTTTTGATGTATATTGTTATTTGCAAGTATTTTAAGAGTACTAGTAGTGATCATCAAAATGATGATAAATGCGATGAGACTTGTTAA
- the LOC108816778 gene encoding inositol hexakisphosphate and diphosphoinositol-pentakisphosphate kinase VIP2-like isoform X1 translates to MGTEEGAGGGVDRKITIGVCVMEKKVKCSPEVFSAPMGQIMDRLQAFGEFEIIHFGDKVILEDPVESWPICDCLIAFHSSGYPLDKVQAYSSLRKPFLVNELDPQYLLHDRRKVYEHLEMYGIPVPRYACVNRTEPNQDLDYFVEEEDFIEVRGEVFWKPFVEKPVNGDDHSIMIYYPSSAGGGMKELFRKIGNRSSEFHPDVRRVRREGSYIYEEFMPTGGTDVKVYTVGPEYAHAEARKSPVVDGVVMRNPDGKEVRYPVLLTPAEKQMAREVCIAFRQSVCGFDLLRSEGSSYVCDVNGWSFVKNSYKYYDDAACVLRNMFFDAKAPHLSSTIPPILPWKINEPVQSNEGLTRQGSGVIGTFGQSEELRCVIAVVRHGDRTPKQKVKLKVTEEKLLNLMLKYNGGKPRAETKLKTAVQLQDLLDATRTLIPRTGPGESDSDAEDLEHADKLRQVKAVLEEGGHFSGIYRKVQLKPLKWDKVTKSDGDGEEERPVEALMILKYGGVLTHAGRQQAEELGRYFRNHMYPGEGTGLLRLHSTYRHDLKIYSSDEGRVQMSAAAFAKGLLDLEGQLTPILVSLVSKDSSMLDGLDTASIEMEEAKAQLNEIITAGTKLVHDYSSSELPWMIDGVGLPPHANESLPELIKLAKKVTEQVRLLAKDEEENPAEPSAYDVVPPYDQAKALGKSNIDVGRIAAGLPCGSEGFLLMYARWRKLEKELYNERRDRFDITQIPDVYDSCKYDLLHNSHLNLKGLDELFKVAQLLADGVIPNEYGINPQQKLKIGSKIARRLLGKILIDLRNTREEAMSVAELKKSQDQVSVSLCSPRKEDRCSQPKLFIKSDELRRPNTGENKDDDEDKETKYRLDPKYANVMTPERHVRTRLYFTSESHIHSLMNVLRYCNLDESLQGEESLVCQSALERLCKTKELDYMSYIVLRLFENTEVSLEDPKRFRIELTFSRGADLSPLEKNDEEAESLLREHTLPIMGPERLQEVCSCLTLETMEKMIRPFAMPAEDFPPASIPAGFSGYFSKSAAVLERLVKLWPFNKNSTSNVKKPTT, encoded by the exons ATGGGGACGGAAGAAGGAGCAGGTGGTGGTGTCGATAGGAAGATAACGATCGGAGTCTGCGTCATGGAAAAGAAGGTGAAGTGCAGCCCCGAg gtttTCTCGGCTCCCATGGGTCAGATCATGGACAGACTTCAGGCGTTTGGCGAATTTGAG ATCATACATTTTGGGGACAAGGTTATACTGGAAGATCCAGTAGAAAG TTGGCCTATTTGTGATTGCTTGATTGCTTTCCATTCCTCTGGATATCCTCTTGACAAAGTTCAAGCATATTCTTCTTTACGAAA GCCCTTTTTAGTGAATGAACTGGATCCGCAATATCTTCTTCATGACCGCCGGAAAGTGTATGAG CATCTGGAGATGTATGGTATCCCAGTTCCTAGGTATGCTTGTGTCAATAGAACTGAACCAAACCAAGACCTTGATTATTTCGTCGAGGAAGAAGACTTTATTGAGGTTAGAGGTGAAGTCTTCTGGAAGCCATTTGTGGAAAAGCCCGTCAATG GTGATGATCATAGCATAATGATATACTACCCTAGCTCAGCAGGTGGAGGCATGAAAGAATTGTTTCGTAAG attGGGAATCGTTCAAGTGAATTTCATCCTGACGTCAGAAGAGTAAGGAGAGAAGGTTCTTATATATATGAGGAGTTTATGCCTACTGGGGGAACTGATGTCAAG GTCTACACTGTGGGTCCTGAATACGCACACGCTGAAGCAAGAAAGTCACCTGTTGTTGATGGTGTAGTTATGAGAAATCCGGATGGGAAGGAA GTGAGGTATCCGGTTTTGCTTACACCTGCTGAGAAGCAAATGGCGAGAGAAGTTTGCATTGCTTTTAGGCAATCG GTCTGTGGATTTGATCTGTTACGATCTGAGGGAAGTTCATACGTTTGTGACGTTAATGGATGGAGTTTTGTGAAGAACTCTTATAA GTATTATGACGATGCTGCTTGTGTGCTACGGAATATGTTTTTTGATGCAAAGGCTCCTCATCTTTCTTCGACAATTCCTCCCATTCTGCCATGGAAGATCAACGAACCTGTCCAATCTAACGAAGGTCTAACTCGCCAAGGAAGCGGCGTCATTGGAACATTTGGGCAGTCAGAGGAGCTACGTTGTGTCATTGCTGTTGTCCGGCA CGGTGATAGAACTCCTAAGCAAAAAGTGAAACTAAAAGTTACAGAGGAAAAACTGTTAAACCTGATGCTTAAGTACAATGGAGGAAAGCCAAGAGCTGAG ACAAAGCTTAAAACTGCCGTGCAATTGCAAGACTTATTGGATGCCACACGAACATTAATTCCTCGTACAGG ACCAGGTGAAAGTGATAGTGATGCAGAAGACCTTGAACATGCTGACAAGCTTCGACAAGTTAAAGCTGTTCTTGAAGAG GGTGGACATTTCTCTGGTATATACAGAAAGGTTCAACTAAAGCCGCTGAAATGGGATAAAGTAACAAAAAGTGATGGTGACGGTGAAGAAGAACGCCCAGTGGAGGCTCTTATGATACTGAAATATGGGGGCGTTTTAACTCATGCTGGTCGACAACAG GCAGAAGAACTTGGTAGATATTTCCGAAACCATATGTATCCAG GTGAAGGAACCGGTTTGCTCCGTCTCCATAGTACATACCGTCATGACCTTAAAATTTACAGTTCTGACGAGGGACGTGTTCAG ATGTCTGCAGCTGCTTTTGCTAAAGGCCTACTTGACCTAGAAGGACAGCTGACTCCAATTCTG gTTTCTCTTGTTAGCAAGGACTCTTCCATGTTAGATGGCTTGGATACTGCAAGCATTGAAATGGAAGAGGCCAag GCTCAGTTGAATGAGATCATAACCGCCGGCACAAAGTTGGTACATGATTACTCCTCTTCCGAATTACCTTGGATGATCGATGGGGTTGGACTTCCTCCTCACGCTAATGAGAGCCTACCTGAATTG ataaaactaGCTAAAAAGGTGACTGAACAAGTGCGGCTACTTgcaaaagatgaagaagagaatcCCGCTGAGCCTAGCGCTTATGATGTAGTCCCTCCCTATGATCAAGCAAAGGCCCTTGGAAAGTCAAACATTGACGTTGGCCGTATTGCTGCTGGATTACCTTGTGGTAGTGAAGGATTCCTTTTGATGTATGCTCGGTGGAGAAAACTCGAAAAGGAACTTTACAACGAAAGAAGAGA CCGATTCGACATAACGCAGATTCCTGATGTTTACGATTCATGCAA GTACGACCTGTTACATAATTCTCATCTCAACCTGAAAGGACTAGACGAACTCTTCAAAGTTGCTCAG TTACTTGCAGATGGTGTAATCCCAAATGAGTATGGGATCAATCCACAACAAAAGCTCAAAATCGGTTCAAAG ATTGCTCGTCGCTTGCTGGGTAAAATCTTGATTGACCTGAGGAACACTCGAGAAGAGGCCATGAGTGTTGCTGAACTGAAGAAAAGTCAAGACCAAGTCTCGGTGTCGTTATGTTCGCCGAGAAAGGAGGATAGATGTAGTCAACCAAAACTTTTCATTAAAAGCGATGAGCTAAGACGGCCTAACACTGGAGAGAACAAAGATGACGATGAAGATAAAGAAACCAAGTACCGACTAGATCCAAA GTATGCAAATGTCATGACGCCTGAACGTCATGTGAGGACACGCCTCTACTTCACATCT GAATCACATATACATTCACTGATGAACGTCCTAAGGTATTGTAACCTCGACGAATCTCTTCAAGGAGAAGAAAGTCTCGTCTGCCAAAGCGCATTGGAACGCCTTTGTAAGACTAAAGAGCTTGATTACATGAGCTACATTGTCCTAAGACTGTTCGAGAACACTGAG GTATCTCTGGAAGACCCGAAACGATTCAGAATCGAACTAACATTTAGCCGTGGCGCAGATTTGTCTCCCTTAGAG AAGAATGACGAAGAAGCAGAATCGTTACTGAGGGAACACACACTTCCGATAATGGGACCAGAGAGACTTCAAGAGGTTTGTTCGTGTTTGACACTTGAGACAATGGAGAAGATGATACGTCCATTTGCAATGCCGGCCGAGGATTTCCCTCCGGCATCAATTCCGGCAGGCTTCTCCGGTTACTTTTCGAAAAGCGCCGCCGTGCTCGAGCGTCTTGTAAAACTCTGGCCCTTCAACAAGAACTCCACGTCTAACGTGAAAAAGCCAACAACGTAA
- the LOC108816778 gene encoding inositol hexakisphosphate and diphosphoinositol-pentakisphosphate kinase VIP2-like isoform X2, with amino-acid sequence MGTEEGAGGGVDRKITIGVCVMEKKVFSAPMGQIMDRLQAFGEFEIIHFGDKVILEDPVESWPICDCLIAFHSSGYPLDKVQAYSSLRKPFLVNELDPQYLLHDRRKVYEHLEMYGIPVPRYACVNRTEPNQDLDYFVEEEDFIEVRGEVFWKPFVEKPVNGDDHSIMIYYPSSAGGGMKELFRKIGNRSSEFHPDVRRVRREGSYIYEEFMPTGGTDVKVYTVGPEYAHAEARKSPVVDGVVMRNPDGKEVRYPVLLTPAEKQMAREVCIAFRQSVCGFDLLRSEGSSYVCDVNGWSFVKNSYKYYDDAACVLRNMFFDAKAPHLSSTIPPILPWKINEPVQSNEGLTRQGSGVIGTFGQSEELRCVIAVVRHGDRTPKQKVKLKVTEEKLLNLMLKYNGGKPRAETKLKTAVQLQDLLDATRTLIPRTGPGESDSDAEDLEHADKLRQVKAVLEEGGHFSGIYRKVQLKPLKWDKVTKSDGDGEEERPVEALMILKYGGVLTHAGRQQAEELGRYFRNHMYPGEGTGLLRLHSTYRHDLKIYSSDEGRVQMSAAAFAKGLLDLEGQLTPILVSLVSKDSSMLDGLDTASIEMEEAKAQLNEIITAGTKLVHDYSSSELPWMIDGVGLPPHANESLPELIKLAKKVTEQVRLLAKDEEENPAEPSAYDVVPPYDQAKALGKSNIDVGRIAAGLPCGSEGFLLMYARWRKLEKELYNERRDRFDITQIPDVYDSCKYDLLHNSHLNLKGLDELFKVAQLLADGVIPNEYGINPQQKLKIGSKIARRLLGKILIDLRNTREEAMSVAELKKSQDQVSVSLCSPRKEDRCSQPKLFIKSDELRRPNTGENKDDDEDKETKYRLDPKYANVMTPERHVRTRLYFTSESHIHSLMNVLRYCNLDESLQGEESLVCQSALERLCKTKELDYMSYIVLRLFENTEVSLEDPKRFRIELTFSRGADLSPLEKNDEEAESLLREHTLPIMGPERLQEVCSCLTLETMEKMIRPFAMPAEDFPPASIPAGFSGYFSKSAAVLERLVKLWPFNKNSTSNVKKPTT; translated from the exons ATGGGGACGGAAGAAGGAGCAGGTGGTGGTGTCGATAGGAAGATAACGATCGGAGTCTGCGTCATGGAAAAGAAG gtttTCTCGGCTCCCATGGGTCAGATCATGGACAGACTTCAGGCGTTTGGCGAATTTGAG ATCATACATTTTGGGGACAAGGTTATACTGGAAGATCCAGTAGAAAG TTGGCCTATTTGTGATTGCTTGATTGCTTTCCATTCCTCTGGATATCCTCTTGACAAAGTTCAAGCATATTCTTCTTTACGAAA GCCCTTTTTAGTGAATGAACTGGATCCGCAATATCTTCTTCATGACCGCCGGAAAGTGTATGAG CATCTGGAGATGTATGGTATCCCAGTTCCTAGGTATGCTTGTGTCAATAGAACTGAACCAAACCAAGACCTTGATTATTTCGTCGAGGAAGAAGACTTTATTGAGGTTAGAGGTGAAGTCTTCTGGAAGCCATTTGTGGAAAAGCCCGTCAATG GTGATGATCATAGCATAATGATATACTACCCTAGCTCAGCAGGTGGAGGCATGAAAGAATTGTTTCGTAAG attGGGAATCGTTCAAGTGAATTTCATCCTGACGTCAGAAGAGTAAGGAGAGAAGGTTCTTATATATATGAGGAGTTTATGCCTACTGGGGGAACTGATGTCAAG GTCTACACTGTGGGTCCTGAATACGCACACGCTGAAGCAAGAAAGTCACCTGTTGTTGATGGTGTAGTTATGAGAAATCCGGATGGGAAGGAA GTGAGGTATCCGGTTTTGCTTACACCTGCTGAGAAGCAAATGGCGAGAGAAGTTTGCATTGCTTTTAGGCAATCG GTCTGTGGATTTGATCTGTTACGATCTGAGGGAAGTTCATACGTTTGTGACGTTAATGGATGGAGTTTTGTGAAGAACTCTTATAA GTATTATGACGATGCTGCTTGTGTGCTACGGAATATGTTTTTTGATGCAAAGGCTCCTCATCTTTCTTCGACAATTCCTCCCATTCTGCCATGGAAGATCAACGAACCTGTCCAATCTAACGAAGGTCTAACTCGCCAAGGAAGCGGCGTCATTGGAACATTTGGGCAGTCAGAGGAGCTACGTTGTGTCATTGCTGTTGTCCGGCA CGGTGATAGAACTCCTAAGCAAAAAGTGAAACTAAAAGTTACAGAGGAAAAACTGTTAAACCTGATGCTTAAGTACAATGGAGGAAAGCCAAGAGCTGAG ACAAAGCTTAAAACTGCCGTGCAATTGCAAGACTTATTGGATGCCACACGAACATTAATTCCTCGTACAGG ACCAGGTGAAAGTGATAGTGATGCAGAAGACCTTGAACATGCTGACAAGCTTCGACAAGTTAAAGCTGTTCTTGAAGAG GGTGGACATTTCTCTGGTATATACAGAAAGGTTCAACTAAAGCCGCTGAAATGGGATAAAGTAACAAAAAGTGATGGTGACGGTGAAGAAGAACGCCCAGTGGAGGCTCTTATGATACTGAAATATGGGGGCGTTTTAACTCATGCTGGTCGACAACAG GCAGAAGAACTTGGTAGATATTTCCGAAACCATATGTATCCAG GTGAAGGAACCGGTTTGCTCCGTCTCCATAGTACATACCGTCATGACCTTAAAATTTACAGTTCTGACGAGGGACGTGTTCAG ATGTCTGCAGCTGCTTTTGCTAAAGGCCTACTTGACCTAGAAGGACAGCTGACTCCAATTCTG gTTTCTCTTGTTAGCAAGGACTCTTCCATGTTAGATGGCTTGGATACTGCAAGCATTGAAATGGAAGAGGCCAag GCTCAGTTGAATGAGATCATAACCGCCGGCACAAAGTTGGTACATGATTACTCCTCTTCCGAATTACCTTGGATGATCGATGGGGTTGGACTTCCTCCTCACGCTAATGAGAGCCTACCTGAATTG ataaaactaGCTAAAAAGGTGACTGAACAAGTGCGGCTACTTgcaaaagatgaagaagagaatcCCGCTGAGCCTAGCGCTTATGATGTAGTCCCTCCCTATGATCAAGCAAAGGCCCTTGGAAAGTCAAACATTGACGTTGGCCGTATTGCTGCTGGATTACCTTGTGGTAGTGAAGGATTCCTTTTGATGTATGCTCGGTGGAGAAAACTCGAAAAGGAACTTTACAACGAAAGAAGAGA CCGATTCGACATAACGCAGATTCCTGATGTTTACGATTCATGCAA GTACGACCTGTTACATAATTCTCATCTCAACCTGAAAGGACTAGACGAACTCTTCAAAGTTGCTCAG TTACTTGCAGATGGTGTAATCCCAAATGAGTATGGGATCAATCCACAACAAAAGCTCAAAATCGGTTCAAAG ATTGCTCGTCGCTTGCTGGGTAAAATCTTGATTGACCTGAGGAACACTCGAGAAGAGGCCATGAGTGTTGCTGAACTGAAGAAAAGTCAAGACCAAGTCTCGGTGTCGTTATGTTCGCCGAGAAAGGAGGATAGATGTAGTCAACCAAAACTTTTCATTAAAAGCGATGAGCTAAGACGGCCTAACACTGGAGAGAACAAAGATGACGATGAAGATAAAGAAACCAAGTACCGACTAGATCCAAA GTATGCAAATGTCATGACGCCTGAACGTCATGTGAGGACACGCCTCTACTTCACATCT GAATCACATATACATTCACTGATGAACGTCCTAAGGTATTGTAACCTCGACGAATCTCTTCAAGGAGAAGAAAGTCTCGTCTGCCAAAGCGCATTGGAACGCCTTTGTAAGACTAAAGAGCTTGATTACATGAGCTACATTGTCCTAAGACTGTTCGAGAACACTGAG GTATCTCTGGAAGACCCGAAACGATTCAGAATCGAACTAACATTTAGCCGTGGCGCAGATTTGTCTCCCTTAGAG AAGAATGACGAAGAAGCAGAATCGTTACTGAGGGAACACACACTTCCGATAATGGGACCAGAGAGACTTCAAGAGGTTTGTTCGTGTTTGACACTTGAGACAATGGAGAAGATGATACGTCCATTTGCAATGCCGGCCGAGGATTTCCCTCCGGCATCAATTCCGGCAGGCTTCTCCGGTTACTTTTCGAAAAGCGCCGCCGTGCTCGAGCGTCTTGTAAAACTCTGGCCCTTCAACAAGAACTCCACGTCTAACGTGAAAAAGCCAACAACGTAA
- the LOC108816778 gene encoding inositol hexakisphosphate and diphosphoinositol-pentakisphosphate kinase VIP2-like isoform X3 — translation MYGIPVPRYACVNRTEPNQDLDYFVEEEDFIEVRGEVFWKPFVEKPVNGDDHSIMIYYPSSAGGGMKELFRKIGNRSSEFHPDVRRVRREGSYIYEEFMPTGGTDVKVYTVGPEYAHAEARKSPVVDGVVMRNPDGKEVRYPVLLTPAEKQMAREVCIAFRQSVCGFDLLRSEGSSYVCDVNGWSFVKNSYKYYDDAACVLRNMFFDAKAPHLSSTIPPILPWKINEPVQSNEGLTRQGSGVIGTFGQSEELRCVIAVVRHGDRTPKQKVKLKVTEEKLLNLMLKYNGGKPRAETKLKTAVQLQDLLDATRTLIPRTGPGESDSDAEDLEHADKLRQVKAVLEEGGHFSGIYRKVQLKPLKWDKVTKSDGDGEEERPVEALMILKYGGVLTHAGRQQAEELGRYFRNHMYPGEGTGLLRLHSTYRHDLKIYSSDEGRVQMSAAAFAKGLLDLEGQLTPILVSLVSKDSSMLDGLDTASIEMEEAKAQLNEIITAGTKLVHDYSSSELPWMIDGVGLPPHANESLPELIKLAKKVTEQVRLLAKDEEENPAEPSAYDVVPPYDQAKALGKSNIDVGRIAAGLPCGSEGFLLMYARWRKLEKELYNERRDRFDITQIPDVYDSCKYDLLHNSHLNLKGLDELFKVAQLLADGVIPNEYGINPQQKLKIGSKIARRLLGKILIDLRNTREEAMSVAELKKSQDQVSVSLCSPRKEDRCSQPKLFIKSDELRRPNTGENKDDDEDKETKYRLDPKYANVMTPERHVRTRLYFTSESHIHSLMNVLRYCNLDESLQGEESLVCQSALERLCKTKELDYMSYIVLRLFENTEVSLEDPKRFRIELTFSRGADLSPLEKNDEEAESLLREHTLPIMGPERLQEVCSCLTLETMEKMIRPFAMPAEDFPPASIPAGFSGYFSKSAAVLERLVKLWPFNKNSTSNVKKPTT, via the exons ATGTATGGTATCCCAGTTCCTAGGTATGCTTGTGTCAATAGAACTGAACCAAACCAAGACCTTGATTATTTCGTCGAGGAAGAAGACTTTATTGAGGTTAGAGGTGAAGTCTTCTGGAAGCCATTTGTGGAAAAGCCCGTCAATG GTGATGATCATAGCATAATGATATACTACCCTAGCTCAGCAGGTGGAGGCATGAAAGAATTGTTTCGTAAG attGGGAATCGTTCAAGTGAATTTCATCCTGACGTCAGAAGAGTAAGGAGAGAAGGTTCTTATATATATGAGGAGTTTATGCCTACTGGGGGAACTGATGTCAAG GTCTACACTGTGGGTCCTGAATACGCACACGCTGAAGCAAGAAAGTCACCTGTTGTTGATGGTGTAGTTATGAGAAATCCGGATGGGAAGGAA GTGAGGTATCCGGTTTTGCTTACACCTGCTGAGAAGCAAATGGCGAGAGAAGTTTGCATTGCTTTTAGGCAATCG GTCTGTGGATTTGATCTGTTACGATCTGAGGGAAGTTCATACGTTTGTGACGTTAATGGATGGAGTTTTGTGAAGAACTCTTATAA GTATTATGACGATGCTGCTTGTGTGCTACGGAATATGTTTTTTGATGCAAAGGCTCCTCATCTTTCTTCGACAATTCCTCCCATTCTGCCATGGAAGATCAACGAACCTGTCCAATCTAACGAAGGTCTAACTCGCCAAGGAAGCGGCGTCATTGGAACATTTGGGCAGTCAGAGGAGCTACGTTGTGTCATTGCTGTTGTCCGGCA CGGTGATAGAACTCCTAAGCAAAAAGTGAAACTAAAAGTTACAGAGGAAAAACTGTTAAACCTGATGCTTAAGTACAATGGAGGAAAGCCAAGAGCTGAG ACAAAGCTTAAAACTGCCGTGCAATTGCAAGACTTATTGGATGCCACACGAACATTAATTCCTCGTACAGG ACCAGGTGAAAGTGATAGTGATGCAGAAGACCTTGAACATGCTGACAAGCTTCGACAAGTTAAAGCTGTTCTTGAAGAG GGTGGACATTTCTCTGGTATATACAGAAAGGTTCAACTAAAGCCGCTGAAATGGGATAAAGTAACAAAAAGTGATGGTGACGGTGAAGAAGAACGCCCAGTGGAGGCTCTTATGATACTGAAATATGGGGGCGTTTTAACTCATGCTGGTCGACAACAG GCAGAAGAACTTGGTAGATATTTCCGAAACCATATGTATCCAG GTGAAGGAACCGGTTTGCTCCGTCTCCATAGTACATACCGTCATGACCTTAAAATTTACAGTTCTGACGAGGGACGTGTTCAG ATGTCTGCAGCTGCTTTTGCTAAAGGCCTACTTGACCTAGAAGGACAGCTGACTCCAATTCTG gTTTCTCTTGTTAGCAAGGACTCTTCCATGTTAGATGGCTTGGATACTGCAAGCATTGAAATGGAAGAGGCCAag GCTCAGTTGAATGAGATCATAACCGCCGGCACAAAGTTGGTACATGATTACTCCTCTTCCGAATTACCTTGGATGATCGATGGGGTTGGACTTCCTCCTCACGCTAATGAGAGCCTACCTGAATTG ataaaactaGCTAAAAAGGTGACTGAACAAGTGCGGCTACTTgcaaaagatgaagaagagaatcCCGCTGAGCCTAGCGCTTATGATGTAGTCCCTCCCTATGATCAAGCAAAGGCCCTTGGAAAGTCAAACATTGACGTTGGCCGTATTGCTGCTGGATTACCTTGTGGTAGTGAAGGATTCCTTTTGATGTATGCTCGGTGGAGAAAACTCGAAAAGGAACTTTACAACGAAAGAAGAGA CCGATTCGACATAACGCAGATTCCTGATGTTTACGATTCATGCAA GTACGACCTGTTACATAATTCTCATCTCAACCTGAAAGGACTAGACGAACTCTTCAAAGTTGCTCAG TTACTTGCAGATGGTGTAATCCCAAATGAGTATGGGATCAATCCACAACAAAAGCTCAAAATCGGTTCAAAG ATTGCTCGTCGCTTGCTGGGTAAAATCTTGATTGACCTGAGGAACACTCGAGAAGAGGCCATGAGTGTTGCTGAACTGAAGAAAAGTCAAGACCAAGTCTCGGTGTCGTTATGTTCGCCGAGAAAGGAGGATAGATGTAGTCAACCAAAACTTTTCATTAAAAGCGATGAGCTAAGACGGCCTAACACTGGAGAGAACAAAGATGACGATGAAGATAAAGAAACCAAGTACCGACTAGATCCAAA GTATGCAAATGTCATGACGCCTGAACGTCATGTGAGGACACGCCTCTACTTCACATCT GAATCACATATACATTCACTGATGAACGTCCTAAGGTATTGTAACCTCGACGAATCTCTTCAAGGAGAAGAAAGTCTCGTCTGCCAAAGCGCATTGGAACGCCTTTGTAAGACTAAAGAGCTTGATTACATGAGCTACATTGTCCTAAGACTGTTCGAGAACACTGAG GTATCTCTGGAAGACCCGAAACGATTCAGAATCGAACTAACATTTAGCCGTGGCGCAGATTTGTCTCCCTTAGAG AAGAATGACGAAGAAGCAGAATCGTTACTGAGGGAACACACACTTCCGATAATGGGACCAGAGAGACTTCAAGAGGTTTGTTCGTGTTTGACACTTGAGACAATGGAGAAGATGATACGTCCATTTGCAATGCCGGCCGAGGATTTCCCTCCGGCATCAATTCCGGCAGGCTTCTCCGGTTACTTTTCGAAAAGCGCCGCCGTGCTCGAGCGTCTTGTAAAACTCTGGCCCTTCAACAAGAACTCCACGTCTAACGTGAAAAAGCCAACAACGTAA